In Thiothrix unzii, the sequence ATTTGTTGCAGATTATCCGGTGAACTCAGTAAGCCCGAAGCCCCCATCAACGCAATCGACAAGGACACTACCGTGCCAAAAACACCCGATAAAATCAGAATGTTATGCACAAAGCGCACCAACGTAAATTCGGTGGATTGACTCGCTGCCAAGGTCGACGCTAACGCCGCCTGATTCACATCGGCGTGTTGCCGCGCAATGCTTTGCACCGCCTGATAACGGTCAACAATAATCGAGTTGGGGGATAAACCGTAACTGGGGTTCGGCGCATTTTCCTCAATACGCTTCAAAAAACGCTGCAACATATCCTGCTCACGGGTATAGCCCAAGAACATCAATACCATGCGCACCAAACCTAACAAGAAGATCAGCAGAATGACACCATTCAATACCAAACCCATTTGTCCGGCTTGGGTCGAATGGAAAAACTGCGTCACATTGTCTTTATTGAACAGCAACACCGCGCCCAACAGAAACATGACGAACAACATCTGCAACAGTGTCAGGTAATAACGGGTTTTAATCGGTTTCAACATCAGTCTCAACATCCTTGGTGTAAGGCTTACGTGGTATCGCTTCGACCGCTACTAATTCAGAAATGTTCCGCTCAGAGGACACTCCCAACTCAGCCAAGCGACGCACACCGGGTAACACACTGCGTTCTAATGAACCTAACGCCTTGTTGTAGGTATCAACACTCCCCCCCAGATTGCGCCCCAAACGTTCCATGTGCTCAATAAAAATAGCCAAGCGTTTGTGTAACTCCTCGCCCACATCCCTGACTTTGGTGGCATTTTCCGCCAATACAGTTTGCTTCCAACCAAACGCAACCGAGCGCAACAACGCCATTAACGTGGTAGGAGTCGCCAAAATCACTTTATCGTTAAGCGCGTCTTCCAACAGGGTTTTATCCTGCTCCAATGCCGCTCCTAAAAACTGTTCGCCGGGAATAAACAACACCACAAAATCGGGCGAATACACAAACTGTTCCCAATAACGCTTTGCCGCCAACACCCGCACATGCTCCCGAACATGGCGTGCATGACGTTGAAGATGACGTTTACGGCTTTCCTCACTATCCGCCCCCACCGCATCAAGGTAAGCATCCATCGGAGCTTTCGCATCAATGATCATTTCACGGCGGTCTGGCATCCGTACCACCATGTCGGGGCGAATCGTGCGTTCGGTATTACTGCGCTGGGTTTGCTCAATAAAATCGCAATGTTCCGCCATCCCGGATAATTCCGCAATGCGTCGCAAACTCAGCTCACCCCACTGCCCGCGTGTTCCCGGATGACGCATTGCCGCGGCTAACCGCCCGGTTTCATCACGCAATGCCGCTTGATCACCCATCATGCCACGAATTTGTTCACTGAGTGTGCCAAATGCAGCTTGGCGTTCTTTCTCGATTTGACGGATTTGCGCTTCGGTCTTGACCAAAGCTTCCTGAATCGGTTGCACCAAATGCGCAATGGAATGCTGACGTTGTTCCAAATCGGCGCGTGACTCAACGTGAAAACGCCCCATGGTTTCCTGCGCTAACTGCAAAAACTGGGTATTATTATCACGCAACGCACGTTGTGAAACCGCTGCAAAGGTATTATGCAAACGATCCTGTGCTTCATCCAATAAGCGCAACCGCTCTTCGTTGATCTGCTCTTCGGTTTGCCATTGTAGGTTTAAACGCTCCAACTCGCGGCGGGTTTGGCGCAATGCTGGGGCGTAAAACAGGTGCGCCAATAACACTCCCAAACCAAACATCAACACCGCAGTGACCAACACAATATGTTGATCAATGAACGCGCCTAATTGAAACGCGGAGCTATCCATGACACCCATTAATTACGCCGATCTCGCTCCGGCAACGCAATGTTTAACTCCAACACGTCGTAATCCGAGCCTTTCTCAAATTGCACATTAACGTGTTCATCGGCAATCGGCACATAACGCCGGATCACATCCATAATATCGCGGCGCAATTGGGGTAAGTAATCCGGGCCATTACGGTCTAAACGCTCATGGGCAATCACAATTTGCAGACGTTCCTTGGCGATTTTCGCAGTGCTTTGTTTGCCCTGCTTAAAATATTCAAATAGTCCCATCATAAATCACCCGAACAGTCGCTTGAGAAAACCCTTTTTCTCCACCTCTAAAAAGCGGTGGGGCACTGTTTCCCCAAGGAAACGCCGTACAAAATCATCGTAAGCCTGTCCTGCATCGCTGGCTTTATCCAAAATCACTGGATTACCGCTGTTGGATGCCTGCAAAACGCTCTGTGATTCAGGAATAACCCCGATCAAAGGCACTGCAAGAATTTCGAGAATATCTTCCATACCCAGCATTTCACCCGCTTCAACCCGCGTTGGTGAATAACGGGTAATCAGCAAATGTTCGCGGACTGTACCGCCCTGCTCTGCTTTTTGGGTTTTGCTTTGTAACAATCCTAAAATACGGTCGGAATCGCGTACTGAAGACACTTCCGGGTTTGTCACCACCACCGCATCATCGGCGAAATACATAGCCATGTGTGCGCCGCGCTCGATTCCTGCGGGTGAATCACACACCACAAAATCAAAGCCATCATTGCGCAATTCATCAATAATACGACCCACACCTTCGGGGGTCAGAGCATCTTTATCGCGTGTTTGGGAAGCTGGTAAAACATACAGATTTTCTGTGTGCTTATCACGAATCAGTGCCTGTTTTAACGACGCTTCGCCGTTAATCACATTCACGAAATCGTAAACCACGCGCCGCTCACACCCCATGATCAAATCAAGATTCCGCAGACCCACATCGAAGTCGATAACAGCGGTCTTGTAGCCGCGCATGGCAAGCCCGGTGGCAAATGCCGCACTAGTGGTTGTTTTACCAACCCCTCCTTTACCAGAGGTTACTACAACTATCCTGCTCAAGAAGTGCTCCTTTTGTATTATGTGGCTCAGCGGCGTTACCCGCCTTGGAACGCCACTGCAATATTAACAGAAACCCACAATATTTGATTGAAAAATGCTAAATTCTTCAAAACATCGGGGCAATTTTTAATTTTTCACCTTCGAGCCACACCATCGCTGGCTGCCCTTTTAGGTCGGTATCCATTTCATCTAATAAGCGGTAATTCCCCGCAATCGCGACTAATTCCGCTTCGAGTTTTTGGCAGAAAATCCGTGCACTGGTATCACCATGAATCCCCGCCAACACCCGCCCACGTAAGGAACCGTACACATGCACAGAACCGCCCGCTAAAATTTCCGACCCCGCGCTGGTGTGTTGCAACACCACCACATCACCATCGGGGAAATACACTTGCTGCCCCGAACGCACCGGACGATCCACCACTTCCACGCTGGGGTTTTGTGAAGCGATGGGTTCGCGGGCAGTGGCACGTTCAACACGAGGTGGCACAGCACGCGGCGAGCGTAACACCGCCCAACCCGCTTGCGTAGCGGATTGCAGGCACTCCTCAGGGAGATTCCGCATTCCAACAGGGATAAACCCTAGGTCGAGAACCAGCGCACGTAACGCTTGCATATCCAAGTCACGACAGGCGTTTCCCAGTGCCGCACCGTCCAATACCAACGGGCTATTGGCAAACAATTGGGGCAAGCTGTCACGCTTAGATTGCAAGCCCTGCTTGATTTTCACCGTATCAGGCGAATGCAGATGCAAGACGTTGAGCAACAACATTTCACCTTTAATTTCCACCGCCTCTACCGCCACAATATTCACTCCCTAAGACCAAACACGTTGCATCATGCTATAAAATTATCAGACGAATGGTATAGCATCTGTATATTATTCCCCCAAAGCCGTTTTATCTTTCCCTGTTATTAATTTATAATCAAGTCAGTGCTAACAACAACAACTCATCTTTATTTCTGGGGCTTAAATCATGTACAAGGGCGCAAACTTGTCACGCACGGCTAGTGCTGTAGCAGCCATTGCCATACTCACGACGTTTCCCTTTTCCACCAGCTACGCCACACTATCCAGTGTACCTATGCCTGCCACCGCCAGCCAAACGGAACCGGAAAGCGTTCAGGCTGCTGCTGAACAATTTTCCCTTGCCAGCAAACTATTAAGTAAGCCGAGCAATCCAGACGAGCTAAAAAGCGGTGTCATCTGGATGGAAAAAGCAGCCAATCAGGCTTACGCGCCAGCACTGTTTGAGCTTGCCAATTTCTATGAAAATGGGGTTCATGTAAAGCAGGATGTCAGTAAAGCGGCTAAACTTTACGAACAAGCGGCACAACAGGGGCATGTTGACGCACAATTCAACCTCGGCGTTCTGTATTTGCAAGCTCCCGCTGATTTCAAAAAAGCCCGTTACTGGTTAGAAAAAGCCGCACAGCAAAAAGACGCTGCCGCGCAATACAACCTCGCACTGATTTATGACACGCCTGAAAGTGGTTTTGCCGATGCCGCTGAAGCGACGCATTGGTTCACCCAGTCCGCACAAAACGGGCATAAAGATGCGCAGTTCGATCTGGGGGTACGTTACTTAAAAGGTACGGCATTACCGCTGAACTTATCGCAAGCGGTTTACTGGTTCCGGCGGGCAGCGGAGCAAAACGATGCAGCAGCAGCCTTTAACCTTGCCCTGCTTTACGAAGACGGCAAAGGCATTGAAAAAAGCCTCGACAAAGCCATTTACTGGTATCGCAAAGCCGCCCAACAAGGCGAAGCCGGAGCGCAGTATAATCTCGGCATCAAATATTTGCTGGGCGAAGGGGTCACACAAGATGAAACCAAAGCGGTCGAGTGGATTCGCAAGGCCGCAGAAGGTAATAACCCAGCGGCGCAATACACCGTAGGTTTTATGTACGATCAAGGCGTGGATTTCCCCAAAGATTTAGAAATGGCGTTGTACTGGTATCGTCAATCGGCGGAACAACAGTATCCCGACGGGCAATTCGCGTTGGCACAAATGTTGTCTACCGGGCAGGGCGTTCCCCAAGATGCGACCGAAGCAATCCAATGGCTCAAGAAAGCAGCAGAACGCGGGCATATTCCAGCGCAATTCAACCTTGGCACTTACATGGCGCATGGCATTGGAACAGCTAAAGATTTACCCAAAGCGGCTTTTTGGTTATCGCGGGCAGCAGCTCAAGGTCATGAAAATGCGATTGCTAACCGCGATTACGTGCTGCAATTACTCACACAAAATGAACGCGATGAGCTAACGCGCGAACTTGAGCTGCTTAACAAGCCTGCTGCGACTCAGGACAAACACGCTGCCATCCGCTAGAATCCGGGCTTTCCAGAATAAAAGCGCGGATTCATGTCTGTATTGCTCAAGCCCCAATTCCCCGCCGCTCCCAACGGTCACGTCCGCTGGGGGCAATTGTACGGCGCATCCCTCGACTGGCTGATTGCCCAATCCGCGCAAGGCTTTGATGGCTTGACCCTGCTGGTCGTGCCGGATGTGCATACCGCTTACCAGATGGATTCCGCGCTGCAATTTTTCGCCCCGGAAATCCCGCGCCACATTTTCCCCGACTGGGAAACCCTGCCCTACGATGTATTTTCACCGCACGAAGACATCATTTCCGAACGCCTGAAAACGCTGGCGACGCTGCAAAACCTAAAGCGCGGCATCCTGATTGTGCCAGCCACCACGTTGTTACATCGCCTTGCGCCGACCAGCTATGTGCATGGACATACCTTCGTGGTACGCAAAGGCTCACCGCTCAATATCGACAAATTGCGCAAGCAACTCGAAGAAGCAGGCTACCGCAACGTCAGTCAGGTGATGGCGCATGGTGAATATGCGACCCGTGGCTCGCTGGTCGATTTGTTCCCGATGGGCAGCCATACGCCGTATCGGATTGATTTGTTTGACGAGGAAATTGATTCGATCCGCACCTTCAACCCGGAAACGCAGCGGACAGATGTGGTGGTGGATAGCATCGAATTGCTGCCTGCGCGGGAGTTTCCGCTGGATGAAGCCGGTATCCGCACTTTCCGCCAAAACTACCGGGCGCAGGTTGAGGGGGATTTGACCCGCAGCCGCATTTACGAAGGCGTGAGTCAGGGCAAGCCGCCAGCGGGGATTGAGTATTACTTGCCGCTGTTCTTTGAACATACCGCGACGTTGTTTGATTACTTGCCGAAGAAAACGCTGCTAGTACTCGCTGAAGGCATGGATGCAGCGGTTAAGACGTTCTGGGAGACGGTGGAGTATCGGTATGAGCAACGGCGGCATGATATTGAGAGGCCGTTGCTTGCACCGGAGAAGCTGTTTTTGACGGCAGAGATGTTGGGGAGTTGGATTGGGGATTATCCTCGGGTTGAGGTGCAGCGATTTAAAGAGGTGGAAGAAAATCCCCCTCAATCCCCCTTTTTCAAAGGGGGAAGCCAAAACGCGCTGAACTACCCCATCGCCGCCCTCCCCTCGCTCCTCATCCACGCCCGCCAAGAACAGCCCCTATTCCTGCTGTTCAACTTCCTCAAAGACCTGAAAGGGCGCGTGCTATTCACCGCCGAATCCGCCGGGCGGCGTGAAGCCTTCCTCACCCTGCTGAAAGACAATGGCATTGCGGTCAAAACGCTGGAAACTTGGCAGGATTTCCTCGGTAGCAAAGCCGAAATGGCGGTCACGGTCGCGCCGCTGGAAAACGGTTTCTGGCTGCCCGATGCGAAGATTGCGGTCATTCCCGAAAACCTGCTTCACGGCGTGCAAATCCAGCAGCAACGCCGTCGCCGCAAAGCTACCCGCGATGCTGATGCGATTATCCGCAACCTGACCGACCTCAACGAAGGCGCACCCGTGGTACACGAGGAACACGGGGTCGGGCGGTATCTGGGGCTGGAAACGGTCACAGCGGGCGGAGTGACGGCGGAATATTTGCTGATCGAATACGCCAACCACGACAAGCTGTACGTTCCCGTCGCCGCGCTGCATCTGGTCAGCCGTTACACGGGTGCTGACCCGGAACACGCGCCGTTGCACCGCCTCGGCAATGAGCAGTGGGACAAGGCGCGGCAAAAAGCAGCGGAAAAAGCGCGGGATGTGGCGGCGGAATTGCTCGACATCCACGCCCGCCGTGCCGCGCAGCAGGGGCATAGCTTCCCGTTTGACGACAACGATTATCGCCTGTTTGCGGGCGCGTTCCCGTTTGAGGAAACCCCGGATCAGGCACTGGCGATTGAAAACGTGATCAAGGATATGCGTTCCGCGCAGCCGATGGATCGGGTGGTGTGCGGCGACGTGGGTTTCGGCAAGACCGAAGTGGCAATGCGGGCGGCGTTCGTG encodes:
- a CDS encoding MotA/TolQ/ExbB proton channel family protein — protein: MLKPIKTRYYLTLLQMLFVMFLLGAVLLFNKDNVTQFFHSTQAGQMGLVLNGVILLIFLLGLVRMVLMFLGYTREQDMLQRFLKRIEENAPNPSYGLSPNSIIVDRYQAVQSIARQHADVNQAALASTLAASQSTEFTLVRFVHNILILSGVFGTVVSLSIALMGASGLLSSPDNLQQMGTIVSGMSNALSTTVTAIVCYVFFAYFHLRLQDARTQLLANVENITTLYIMPRFRHVENSLMHDVAVLVAELRTAAETINHIQNRFLQAGDRLQVAVDDLQSAVAHSGDNIRVIRDSIREGFRLDEQPKR
- the rmuC gene encoding DNA recombination protein RmuC; amino-acid sequence: MGVMDSSAFQLGAFIDQHIVLVTAVLMFGLGVLLAHLFYAPALRQTRRELERLNLQWQTEEQINEERLRLLDEAQDRLHNTFAAVSQRALRDNNTQFLQLAQETMGRFHVESRADLEQRQHSIAHLVQPIQEALVKTEAQIRQIEKERQAAFGTLSEQIRGMMGDQAALRDETGRLAAAMRHPGTRGQWGELSLRRIAELSGMAEHCDFIEQTQRSNTERTIRPDMVVRMPDRREMIIDAKAPMDAYLDAVGADSEESRKRHLQRHARHVREHVRVLAAKRYWEQFVYSPDFVVLFIPGEQFLGAALEQDKTLLEDALNDKVILATPTTLMALLRSVAFGWKQTVLAENATKVRDVGEELHKRLAIFIEHMERLGRNLGGSVDTYNKALGSLERSVLPGVRRLAELGVSSERNISELVAVEAIPRKPYTKDVETDVETD
- the minE gene encoding cell division topological specificity factor MinE → MMGLFEYFKQGKQSTAKIAKERLQIVIAHERLDRNGPDYLPQLRRDIMDVIRRYVPIADEHVNVQFEKGSDYDVLELNIALPERDRRN
- the minD gene encoding septum site-determining protein MinD, translating into MSRIVVVTSGKGGVGKTTTSAAFATGLAMRGYKTAVIDFDVGLRNLDLIMGCERRVVYDFVNVINGEASLKQALIRDKHTENLYVLPASQTRDKDALTPEGVGRIIDELRNDGFDFVVCDSPAGIERGAHMAMYFADDAVVVTNPEVSSVRDSDRILGLLQSKTQKAEQGGTVREHLLITRYSPTRVEAGEMLGMEDILEILAVPLIGVIPESQSVLQASNSGNPVILDKASDAGQAYDDFVRRFLGETVPHRFLEVEKKGFLKRLFG
- the minC gene encoding septum site-determining protein MinC — encoded protein: MNIVAVEAVEIKGEMLLLNVLHLHSPDTVKIKQGLQSKRDSLPQLFANSPLVLDGAALGNACRDLDMQALRALVLDLGFIPVGMRNLPEECLQSATQAGWAVLRSPRAVPPRVERATAREPIASQNPSVEVVDRPVRSGQQVYFPDGDVVVLQHTSAGSEILAGGSVHVYGSLRGRVLAGIHGDTSARIFCQKLEAELVAIAGNYRLLDEMDTDLKGQPAMVWLEGEKLKIAPMF
- a CDS encoding tetratricopeptide repeat protein; this encodes MYKGANLSRTASAVAAIAILTTFPFSTSYATLSSVPMPATASQTEPESVQAAAEQFSLASKLLSKPSNPDELKSGVIWMEKAANQAYAPALFELANFYENGVHVKQDVSKAAKLYEQAAQQGHVDAQFNLGVLYLQAPADFKKARYWLEKAAQQKDAAAQYNLALIYDTPESGFADAAEATHWFTQSAQNGHKDAQFDLGVRYLKGTALPLNLSQAVYWFRRAAEQNDAAAAFNLALLYEDGKGIEKSLDKAIYWYRKAAQQGEAGAQYNLGIKYLLGEGVTQDETKAVEWIRKAAEGNNPAAQYTVGFMYDQGVDFPKDLEMALYWYRQSAEQQYPDGQFALAQMLSTGQGVPQDATEAIQWLKKAAERGHIPAQFNLGTYMAHGIGTAKDLPKAAFWLSRAAAQGHENAIANRDYVLQLLTQNERDELTRELELLNKPAATQDKHAAIR
- the mfd gene encoding transcription-repair coupling factor; this translates as MSVLLKPQFPAAPNGHVRWGQLYGASLDWLIAQSAQGFDGLTLLVVPDVHTAYQMDSALQFFAPEIPRHIFPDWETLPYDVFSPHEDIISERLKTLATLQNLKRGILIVPATTLLHRLAPTSYVHGHTFVVRKGSPLNIDKLRKQLEEAGYRNVSQVMAHGEYATRGSLVDLFPMGSHTPYRIDLFDEEIDSIRTFNPETQRTDVVVDSIELLPAREFPLDEAGIRTFRQNYRAQVEGDLTRSRIYEGVSQGKPPAGIEYYLPLFFEHTATLFDYLPKKTLLVLAEGMDAAVKTFWETVEYRYEQRRHDIERPLLAPEKLFLTAEMLGSWIGDYPRVEVQRFKEVEENPPQSPFFKGGSQNALNYPIAALPSLLIHARQEQPLFLLFNFLKDLKGRVLFTAESAGRREAFLTLLKDNGIAVKTLETWQDFLGSKAEMAVTVAPLENGFWLPDAKIAVIPENLLHGVQIQQQRRRRKATRDADAIIRNLTDLNEGAPVVHEEHGVGRYLGLETVTAGGVTAEYLLIEYANHDKLYVPVAALHLVSRYTGADPEHAPLHRLGNEQWDKARQKAAEKARDVAAELLDIHARRAAQQGHSFPFDDNDYRLFAGAFPFEETPDQALAIENVIKDMRSAQPMDRVVCGDVGFGKTEVAMRAAFVAANAGKQVAMIAPTTLLAQQHLNNFRDRFADWPFNIESLSRFKTGKETSKALEALASGKIDIVIGTHKLLQDDVHFKQLGLVIIDEEHRFGVRDKEQMKKLRANVDMLTMTATPIPRTLNMSLSGLRDLSIIATPPTQRHAIKTFVCEWNKTIIQEACARELSRGGQVYVLHNEVKTIDKVEQELSAMLPGVTVRHAHGQMRANELENIMSDFYHQRFQILIATTIIESGIDVPTANTILINRADKLGLAQLHQLRGRVGRSHHRAYAYLIAPPKSALTPDAVKRLEAIESLEELGVGFTLATHDLEIRGAGELLGEGQSGQIQEIGFNLYNDLLERAVKALKSGKVPELSATSRRTTVELGAPALIPDDYLPDVHARLILYKRIASAESQAALDELRVEMIDRFGLLPEPTKTLFSVTRVKLLAQELGIRKLDMHVKGGRIIFDDKPNIDPMKVITLIQKRPWVFKLDGQDKLRFEVELATVEEREEWVVKLMGEIGG